A single Cyprinus carpio isolate SPL01 chromosome A20, ASM1834038v1, whole genome shotgun sequence DNA region contains:
- the LOC109049986 gene encoding serine/threonine-protein kinase Nek2-like isoform X1, whose product MNYVTVRVMPSRTEDYEVLLTIGCGSYGKCQKIKRKSDGKILVWKVLDYGTMAEAEKQMLVSEVNLLRELKHPNIVRYYDRIIDRTNTTLYIVMEYCEGGDLASLINRCIKDRRYLEEQFTLCVMAQLSLALKECHGRSNGSSTVLHRDLKPANIFLDVKQNVKLGDFGLARILNHDTSFAKTFVGTPYYMSPEQINRMSYNEKSDIWSLGCLLYELCALSPPFTAYNQTELAGKIREGKFRRIPYRFSDDLNTLLSKMLNLKDYLRPSVESILQNSLISGCVAQEQKRLQEKQRCRSADVEQPKHPEPSLLADLRLKEQILREREQALKEREQRLQQREQELCVREQQSNEKLARAESLLKVYNLIRQQRALSLLSASDTENEENISPGKKRVHFAGDGKENGRLIAKPQEHCLVKRHQWANMRIQTLDEEEKMYSSKPREMQGIR is encoded by the exons ATGAATTACG TTACTGTGCGCGTGATGCCGTCCAGAACTGAAGACTATGAGGTGTTGCTCACCATAGGATGTGGGTCGTATGGGAAATGCCAGAAAATCAAGAGGAAATCAGATGGAAAG ATTCTGGTTTGGAAAGTGCTGGACTATGGCACTATGGCCGAGGCAGAGAAACAGATGCTGGTGTCGGAGGTCAATTTGCTCCGTGAGCTGAAGCACCCAAATATCGTCCGATACTATGACAGAATTATAGACCGGACAAACACAACATTATACATAGTGATGGAGTACTGTGAGGGTGGGGATCTCGCCAGCCTCATCAACAGATGCATCAAAGACAG ACGGTACCTAGAAGAACAATTCACCCTTTGTGTAATGGCACAGTTGTCCCTGGCCTTAAAAGAGTGCCATGGTAGAAGTAACGGCAGCAGTACAGTTCTGCACCGTGACCTGAAACCCGCAAACATCTTTTTGGATGTCAAACAGAATGTAAAGCTAGGAGATTTCGGTTTAGCTCGGATACTGAACCATGATACAAGCTTTGCTAAAACATTTGTTGGAACTCCATATTACATGTCGCCG GAACAAATTAATCGCATGTCCTACAATGAAAAATCAGATATATGGTCTTTGGGATGTTTACTCTATGAACTATGTGCTTTATC acctCCATTTACAGCATACAACCAAACCGAGCTGGCCGGTAAAATCAGAGAAGGAAAGTTTCGAAGAATCCCATACCGATTCTCTGACGACTTGAACACACTTCTTTCGAAAATGCTCAACTTAAAG GACTATCTGAGGCCCTCGGTGGAGTCCATTCTGCAGAACAGCTTGATCTCGGGTTGTGTAGCCCAGGAGCAGAAGAGGCTTCAGGAGAAGCAGCGGTGCAGATCAGCGGACGTAGAGCAGCCCAAACATCCAGAGCCGTCGCTTCTAGCAGATCTGCGGCTGAAGGAGCAGATTTTACGTGAGCGTGAGCAGGCCCTCAAAGAGCGAGAGCAGAGACTACAGC AAAGGGAACAGGAGCTGTGTGTCCGAGAACAGCAATCAAATGAAAAGCTGGCCAG AGCTGAAAGCTTGTTGAAGGTGTATAATTTGATCCGGCAGCAGAGGGCGCTGTCTCTACTCAGTGCCAGTGACACAG AGAATGAAGAGAACATCTCCCCAGGAAAGAAGAGGGTTCACTTTGCAGGAGACGGCAAGGAAAACGGCAGACTGATCGCTAAACCTCAAGAACACTGTCTTGTAAAGAGGCACCAGTGGGCTAACATGCGTATCCAAACTCTTGATGAAGAGGAAAAGATGTATTCATCAAAGCCCAGAGAAATGCAGGGCATCCGCTAA
- the LOC109049986 gene encoding serine/threonine-protein kinase Nek2-like isoform X3, with protein MNYVTVRVMPSRTEDYEVLLTIGCGSYGKCQKIKRKSDGKILVWKVLDYGTMAEAEKQMLVSEVNLLRELKHPNIVRYYDRIIDRTNTTLYIVMEYCEGGDLASLINRCIKDRRYLEEQFTLCVMAQLSLALKEGDFGLARILNHDTSFAKTFVGTPYYMSPEQINRMSYNEKSDIWSLGCLLYELCALSPPFTAYNQTELAGKIREGKFRRIPYRFSDDLNTLLSKMLNLKDYLRPSVESILQNSLISGCVAQEQKRLQEKQRCRSADVEQPKHPEPSLLADLRLKEQILREREQALKEREQRLQQREQELCVREQQSNEKLARAESLLKVYNLIRQQRALSLLSASDTENEENISPGKKRVHFAGDGKENGRLIAKPQEHCLVKRHQWANMRIQTLDEEEKMYSSKPREMQGIR; from the exons ATGAATTACG TTACTGTGCGCGTGATGCCGTCCAGAACTGAAGACTATGAGGTGTTGCTCACCATAGGATGTGGGTCGTATGGGAAATGCCAGAAAATCAAGAGGAAATCAGATGGAAAG ATTCTGGTTTGGAAAGTGCTGGACTATGGCACTATGGCCGAGGCAGAGAAACAGATGCTGGTGTCGGAGGTCAATTTGCTCCGTGAGCTGAAGCACCCAAATATCGTCCGATACTATGACAGAATTATAGACCGGACAAACACAACATTATACATAGTGATGGAGTACTGTGAGGGTGGGGATCTCGCCAGCCTCATCAACAGATGCATCAAAGACAG ACGGTACCTAGAAGAACAATTCACCCTTTGTGTAATGGCACAGTTGTCCCTGGCCTTAAAAGA AGGAGATTTCGGTTTAGCTCGGATACTGAACCATGATACAAGCTTTGCTAAAACATTTGTTGGAACTCCATATTACATGTCGCCG GAACAAATTAATCGCATGTCCTACAATGAAAAATCAGATATATGGTCTTTGGGATGTTTACTCTATGAACTATGTGCTTTATC acctCCATTTACAGCATACAACCAAACCGAGCTGGCCGGTAAAATCAGAGAAGGAAAGTTTCGAAGAATCCCATACCGATTCTCTGACGACTTGAACACACTTCTTTCGAAAATGCTCAACTTAAAG GACTATCTGAGGCCCTCGGTGGAGTCCATTCTGCAGAACAGCTTGATCTCGGGTTGTGTAGCCCAGGAGCAGAAGAGGCTTCAGGAGAAGCAGCGGTGCAGATCAGCGGACGTAGAGCAGCCCAAACATCCAGAGCCGTCGCTTCTAGCAGATCTGCGGCTGAAGGAGCAGATTTTACGTGAGCGTGAGCAGGCCCTCAAAGAGCGAGAGCAGAGACTACAGC AAAGGGAACAGGAGCTGTGTGTCCGAGAACAGCAATCAAATGAAAAGCTGGCCAG AGCTGAAAGCTTGTTGAAGGTGTATAATTTGATCCGGCAGCAGAGGGCGCTGTCTCTACTCAGTGCCAGTGACACAG AGAATGAAGAGAACATCTCCCCAGGAAAGAAGAGGGTTCACTTTGCAGGAGACGGCAAGGAAAACGGCAGACTGATCGCTAAACCTCAAGAACACTGTCTTGTAAAGAGGCACCAGTGGGCTAACATGCGTATCCAAACTCTTGATGAAGAGGAAAAGATGTATTCATCAAAGCCCAGAGAAATGCAGGGCATCCGCTAA
- the LOC109049986 gene encoding serine/threonine-protein kinase Nek2-like isoform X2, producing the protein MPSRTEDYEVLLTIGCGSYGKCQKIKRKSDGKILVWKVLDYGTMAEAEKQMLVSEVNLLRELKHPNIVRYYDRIIDRTNTTLYIVMEYCEGGDLASLINRCIKDRRYLEEQFTLCVMAQLSLALKECHGRSNGSSTVLHRDLKPANIFLDVKQNVKLGDFGLARILNHDTSFAKTFVGTPYYMSPEQINRMSYNEKSDIWSLGCLLYELCALSPPFTAYNQTELAGKIREGKFRRIPYRFSDDLNTLLSKMLNLKDYLRPSVESILQNSLISGCVAQEQKRLQEKQRCRSADVEQPKHPEPSLLADLRLKEQILREREQALKEREQRLQQREQELCVREQQSNEKLARAESLLKVYNLIRQQRALSLLSASDTENEENISPGKKRVHFAGDGKENGRLIAKPQEHCLVKRHQWANMRIQTLDEEEKMYSSKPREMQGIR; encoded by the exons ATGCCGTCCAGAACTGAAGACTATGAGGTGTTGCTCACCATAGGATGTGGGTCGTATGGGAAATGCCAGAAAATCAAGAGGAAATCAGATGGAAAG ATTCTGGTTTGGAAAGTGCTGGACTATGGCACTATGGCCGAGGCAGAGAAACAGATGCTGGTGTCGGAGGTCAATTTGCTCCGTGAGCTGAAGCACCCAAATATCGTCCGATACTATGACAGAATTATAGACCGGACAAACACAACATTATACATAGTGATGGAGTACTGTGAGGGTGGGGATCTCGCCAGCCTCATCAACAGATGCATCAAAGACAG ACGGTACCTAGAAGAACAATTCACCCTTTGTGTAATGGCACAGTTGTCCCTGGCCTTAAAAGAGTGCCATGGTAGAAGTAACGGCAGCAGTACAGTTCTGCACCGTGACCTGAAACCCGCAAACATCTTTTTGGATGTCAAACAGAATGTAAAGCTAGGAGATTTCGGTTTAGCTCGGATACTGAACCATGATACAAGCTTTGCTAAAACATTTGTTGGAACTCCATATTACATGTCGCCG GAACAAATTAATCGCATGTCCTACAATGAAAAATCAGATATATGGTCTTTGGGATGTTTACTCTATGAACTATGTGCTTTATC acctCCATTTACAGCATACAACCAAACCGAGCTGGCCGGTAAAATCAGAGAAGGAAAGTTTCGAAGAATCCCATACCGATTCTCTGACGACTTGAACACACTTCTTTCGAAAATGCTCAACTTAAAG GACTATCTGAGGCCCTCGGTGGAGTCCATTCTGCAGAACAGCTTGATCTCGGGTTGTGTAGCCCAGGAGCAGAAGAGGCTTCAGGAGAAGCAGCGGTGCAGATCAGCGGACGTAGAGCAGCCCAAACATCCAGAGCCGTCGCTTCTAGCAGATCTGCGGCTGAAGGAGCAGATTTTACGTGAGCGTGAGCAGGCCCTCAAAGAGCGAGAGCAGAGACTACAGC AAAGGGAACAGGAGCTGTGTGTCCGAGAACAGCAATCAAATGAAAAGCTGGCCAG AGCTGAAAGCTTGTTGAAGGTGTATAATTTGATCCGGCAGCAGAGGGCGCTGTCTCTACTCAGTGCCAGTGACACAG AGAATGAAGAGAACATCTCCCCAGGAAAGAAGAGGGTTCACTTTGCAGGAGACGGCAAGGAAAACGGCAGACTGATCGCTAAACCTCAAGAACACTGTCTTGTAAAGAGGCACCAGTGGGCTAACATGCGTATCCAAACTCTTGATGAAGAGGAAAAGATGTATTCATCAAAGCCCAGAGAAATGCAGGGCATCCGCTAA